A genomic segment from Pseudalkalibacillus berkeleyi encodes:
- a CDS encoding GlsB/YeaQ/YmgE family stress response membrane protein, with protein sequence MGLIWTLIIGGIIGWLAGLIIGRDVPGGIIGNIIAGIVGAWLGTALLGSWGPSLGGMAIIPALIGAILVILIISFIMKSMRKTRH encoded by the coding sequence ATGGGCTTAATTTGGACATTAATTATTGGTGGAATTATCGGTTGGTTAGCAGGTCTGATCATAGGTAGAGATGTGCCAGGTGGAATCATAGGTAATATTATCGCAGGAATTGTTGGCGCATGGCTAGGTACAGCACTCCTAGGATCATGGGGTCCTTCTCTTGGAGGAATGGCAATCATCCCTGCATTAATTGGAGCCATATTAGTCATCTTGATCATCAGCTTCATCATGAAGAGTATGCGTAAAACACGCCATTAA